A portion of the Sebastes fasciatus isolate fSebFas1 chromosome 2, fSebFas1.pri, whole genome shotgun sequence genome contains these proteins:
- the kcnk2a gene encoding potassium channel subfamily K member 2 gives MAAPDLLDPKSATHNTKPRLSFSTKPITLTPREESEVVATVMKWKTVTAIFLLVVLYLVMGAAVFRSLEQPHESDQRLAILTQKLAFLSSHTCVNQSQLEELVKQVVSAIRSGVNPAGTLTNHSSLWDLSSAFFFAGTVITTIGFGNSSPHTEGGRIFCIVYALLGIPLFGFLLAGVGDQLGTIFGKGIARVEKMFVHWDITQTKIRVISTLLFVLFGCLLFVALPAAIFKHIEGWSALESLYFVVVTLTTIGFGDFVAGGSEIEYLDYYKPVVWFWILVGLAYFAAILSMIGDWLRVISKKTKEEVGEIRAHAAEWTANVSAEFKETRRRVSVEIYDKFQRAASIKRKLSSEMGFSPSPELALPRRAGSVNFTDERNRNERDAGLQGLTTPLARNGGLYMNGLDPERGDISVIEHLK, from the exons A TGGCAGCTCCAGACTTATTGGACCCTAAATCCGCCACTCACAACACCAAGCCCCGCCTCTCCTTCTCCACAAAGCCAATCACACTGACTCCCCGGGAGGAGAGTGAg GTGGTTGCCACAGTGATGAAATGGAAGACAGTGACGGCCATCTTTCTTTTGGTGGTTCTGTACCTGGTGATGGGAGCGGCCGTCTTCAGATCCCTGGAGCAGCCTCACGAGAG TGACCAGCGTTTGGCCATCTTAACCCAGAAGCTGGCGTTCTTGTCCAGCCACACCTGTGTCAACCAGAGCCAGCTGGAAGAGCTGGTTAAG cAAGTTGTGTCTGCTATCCGTTCAGGAGTGAACCCTGCAGGGACGCTGACCAACCACAGCAGCCTGTGGGACCTGAGCTCCGCCTTCTTCTTTGCTGGGACTGTCATCACAACCAtcg GTTTTGGGAACAGCTCTCCCCACACAGAAGGTGGAAGGATCTTCTGCATCGTCTATGCGTTGCTAGGGATACCTCTGTTCGGCTTCCTGTTGGCCGGTGTGGGAGATCAGCTCGGCACCATATTCGGCAAGGGCATCGCCAGAGTGGAGAAAATGTTTGTG cacTGGGACATCACTCAGACAAAGATCCGGGTCATCTCCACCCTGTTGTTTGTGCTTTTCGGCTGCCTGCTGTTTGTGGCGCTCCCAGCAGCCATCTTTAAACACATCGAGGGTTGGTCTGCGCTGGAGTCCCTTTACTTTGTGGTCGTCACCCTGACTACCATAGGATTTGGAGACTTTGTGGCAG GTGGTTCAGAAATAGAGTACTTGGATTACTATAAACCAGTTGTATGGTTCTGGATTCTGGTGGGACTAGCCTACTTTGCTGCCATCCTCAGCATGATAGGAGACTGGCTCCGAGTCATCTCCAAGAAGACGAAAGAAGAG GTAGGAGAGATCCGAGCTCATGCTGCAGAGTGGACGGCTAACGTCTCAGCAGAGTTCAAAGAAACACGGCGACGTGTTAGCGTCGAGATCTACGATAAGTTCCAGCGTGCCGCCTCAATTAAACGCAAACTGTCCTCTGAAATGGGATTCAGCCCCAGCCCTGAGCTCGCTCTGCCCAGGAGGGCTGGGTCGGTCAATTTCACCGATGAACGGAACAGGAACGAGAGGGATGCCGGGCTGCAGGGCCTGACGACACCTCTGGCTAGAAACGGCGGTTTATACATGAACGGCTTGGacccagagagaggagacatCTCAGTCATTGAACACCTCAAGTAG